TCCGGCCTGTGTTTCGGCTTGCATTGTGGGCGCCTTTACCAAACAGGAAAACGGCGCGGTAATCTGGGATGAAAGCCGCTGTATTGGCTGCCGCTACTGTATGGTGGCCTGTCCCTTTCAGGTGCCGGCTTTTGAATATCACAAGGCTATTGAACCGAAAATCCTTAAATGCGATTTTTGTTATGACAGGCGAACCTCCAAAGGAAAAATGCCGGCCTGTGTGGAAATATGTCCTACTGAAGCGCTAACTTTTGGCAAACGCTATGAGCTGATTCAGGTTGCTCATGAACGCATTCGAAAGCAGCCGGAACGTTATATTGACCACGTATTTGGTGAACATGAAGTCGCAGGCACTTCCTGGCTTTATCTGGCCGGGCAGGATTTTCTTAAGCTTGACTTTCCGGATGTGGGCACAGACCCCGCTCCGGGCGCAACCGAACCCATTCAACACGCTATTTTTAAGTTCTTTGTTCCTCCGGTTGCCCTCTACGCCTTGTTAGGCGGAATTATGTGGCTTGGAAAACAGACGCGCGAAGAGGAGGAGTAGTCATGGAAGAATATTTTAAACCGCAACCGATTAAAAGACCGTTTTTGTCAAAAGGCGTTATCATTCTTTTAATATTGGCCGCTAATGGCATCGTCTGGAGTATTTTACGTTTCGGATT
This sequence is a window from Caldithrix abyssi DSM 13497. Protein-coding genes within it:
- a CDS encoding 4Fe-4S dicluster domain-containing protein; this translates as MSQTRRSFLKAISVASLTAISPKKSHATPKNVLSDDRFGVLVDTTVCIGCRQCEYACKVEHGMEAGNLDDYQDRSVFQTMRRPDHTALTVVNAYKADNPEQQETTVKVQCMHCDHPACVSACIVGAFTKQENGAVIWDESRCIGCRYCMVACPFQVPAFEYHKAIEPKILKCDFCYDRRTSKGKMPACVEICPTEALTFGKRYELIQVAHERIRKQPERYIDHVFGEHEVAGTSWLYLAGQDFLKLDFPDVGTDPAPGATEPIQHAIFKFFVPPVALYALLGGIMWLGKQTREEEE